In Solenopsis invicta isolate M01_SB chromosome 6, UNIL_Sinv_3.0, whole genome shotgun sequence, the genomic window acttattaaataattttttcacaacaTAACCCAAAAAGAGCGTTTGACAAATTAAGTCTCAAAACTGACACAGTAGATAATAATGACAAAATTCAGACACAGTTCAAACACGCGGAAGAggttgaatataaaataaattggtaaactaattaattaaatatatcgttatgtattaaacaaaacataaaatatatttttatatattagagtttataaaattaaaaggttaGAATTAAATTCTCTcgctaaaatgtttttttgataTCTTATGGTATCTTATCAATGTGTAATGTGGATTTGTCGCGTCTCATGTTATTTTTCCTACTTATTATTTCCTAGGTATTAAaacaaatgtgaaaaaatttatgaaatatttatcaacattgtagttgaatcttttgtaattattgtctattctcagagagagagagagagagagagagagagagagagaggtgtaccggtttttttatgtttcaaatcgcGCTACGAGCAAAATATGAAGCAgaaaattatgaacaaaatcGTTTTAATGAATCTacaacatgtaaaataatattatcaataatattataaataatattactcatCATTGTTCAAACTATGCagtttgtaaaagaaaatagtgcaaattttattctcgcttttcaaaaatttggttttaatagattttatatagaaaagaaACCATGAATATATATGAACTATGGGTTTTTATTTCTCGAGTTATTTAAGCAGATCATGTTTTCATTAGTATTAAAGTGCAATGTTTATTTCCAAGAAATAAAGAGGTGCCGCTTTAGGTCTATGCCAGTAATGGCAATTTGCCTctaatatataagaataaattttctgtctctctctctttttattaaaaagaaattaaagtaaaatctaCGTGAGGCTTCAAAAGGCGAAGAGATCGAGGTACCGGTAAGGTACATAGAACGAACGGCTAGAAGAAGGGTGCAGGATAGGGGACGCAAGGAATGATAGGGGAGattgcgagagagaaagagagagggttGAAGTAAAGATAGACGGACGGACTGACGGACGGCGGATCCCCGACAAATGGATTAAGCGCAAATTGCTAAACTCTGTTTAATTTGGCCAAATGAATTTTGTTCCGCCAGCCCTCTCCTGTTCTTTCTCCCTCCGTCCCTTTCCGTGCATTCTCCCATCTCCCTCCTTTTCATTTCTCTTACTCTTTCTTACTTTTGCGCTTACTCTCTCGCGCTAGATAGACCAAACTTTTGGTCAAAATCTTGTTTTTCCGCGAGAATAAGAGGTAAATTAGATTTCAAAATAGACGTACATTTTTTACGCTTTCGAGATGTTTTTGAAAATCGAATGAattattaagagaaaaaattaaatttttcattaatgagAAATTACATCTTATACTtgatatatgaaataaaaattcttcttaATACAGATTCTTTTATAGAAAcgatacttttatatatacaaggtgttccATAAGAAATGACCAAGCAGTCATATGCCGATAGACGGACTAAATCAAAGTCCCTTTATCATTTTACGATTTTcgcaagttattaatttataaagacaGCCGAGAGCGCCCGATCTAATGCCAAATCTAATTGTAAGTGCGCAATAAAATGCGGTCGTTCAGCAATGGAGGTTGCTAAACGCGCAAAAGTTGTTTATTCGCGGCATTAGAGCGACGCGTAGAATATACCTGCAACTAACTTGTGCATTTAATAACGATGATTAAATGGGTGATTAAATGGCCAAGCGGTCGTATCTTTTCGCACACTTAGATTTAGCGGTAGGCCGGGCAAATTTGGCTAttactataaattaataattcgttAACTATtacgaaaattgtaaaatggtATAGGATCTTTCGACTCGCATTTCTTATATCCTGTATATTTAATGTGCAAGTAAGATCAATCGTAAGAAAATTTCTTATTTGCCATGGTTTTATTAGTATGTAAAAAGTATGCAACAAATATCCATGGCGCGATTATATCACTTCTATCATTTCAATGTTGATTCTTCGACCTTTGATTTTGCAgtgaaatgtatttattttagatCTAATTGTTGATAGTGTGACTGAAAATCAAAGCAAACTTGCGAATAACGTAATTCAATTTGCATGAACTCGAATGTACAAATGCGGTAAGTCAGTTCGCATCAAAGGCATGATTATGTTTCGTTGTATATTGGTCTTATATATCATATCGTATGAAGATGAATTCAGATATACAAACGTACTGTTTTCACAACGTTTGTCGCTCGGATTAATTCTCAAATACAagcagaaaaaattttcaaatttgcatcattaatattaaagacTAAAAATGAATTATCACGAATAAATAATGCGTCTCTTTCCTTTATATCGAAGAATTTACGCCATTGGATCAAATACGTGGCATTAGTGATGCTCAATCGGTCGTACGCTGGCACCAATAAAGCGGCGCGCTTAATTTGGCTTCTACATAATATTCGCATGGTGAACATTCGGTAACTCTCATATAGCAACAAATTACCTATATGGTATGCGCGTTATACGATAAATGACATTTATCATATGACGCATACCATGTAATCCGTTGCTATGAGAGTTTTCTGTTCGTGAGATCATCAAGGCCGTTGCAAGGCCGATAGAAAGCATCAGCTGCACACTACCAATTAACgattatataagattttatatttaataaatcatattattattatatttcatttatttatttatttaattttaattttaaatattttatgaacattttatctATCAAAAACacgttttatatacatatacctaAATTAATCATTCTTATCTAAATCTTATTTACATCTCGTTATACAGAGCaacaaagtattatttttccTGTTTTCTCTCTTAAGTGATGACGTCATGAAGTTGCGACGAACCATTTGCCAAACAACTCGGGACGAGCAGTCGTGTGCGAGGATTTCAAGCGAGCAGATCGCTTTGACTTGATAAAACAATCACGTTCAACATATTGCATTGGATTATAACCTGAGGGTGCCTCACACAACTGCAAACAGTGATATTGACATGAACTTTCACGACACTAGTGTTTAACTTTATCTCGAACGAAAGGAGTAATCGCGTATTCCGATTGAACCGTCTATCATGGAGTACTGGACGATAGTCTTATCAATATTAGCCGGCATACTGGCCATTTATTATTACTCGTTCCGCAAAAATGCAAATGTGTTTCAGCAACACGGAATTCCACAGGCAAAACAATTTTCCTCCTTGGAATGGCTTTGGAGAATTTTCATCCGTCCAAGAAGCTTCGCCGaagttattaaagatatatataaagtgCATTCCGATGCTAAGTACATTGGCGTTTTTAATTTCTCACAAATAGTCCTAGTGATTCGCGATCTCGAACTGATTAAATCTGTTGCAATCAAAAACTTTGACGCCTTCCAAGATCATCTCTTTTTCGGCAATGAGGCTCAAGATCCGCTTTTCGGAACAAATCTACTCGCTCTTCGCGGCGATAAGTGGCGCGAAATGAGAGTGCTTTTGAGTCCCGCTTTTACAGTTAGCAAAATGAAAGCCATGTTTCCATTGATGTCCGAGTGCGCTGTGAATTTTTCGGAGTACTTGATAAACGTATCGTCGGACAAACGCGTTATGGAAATGAGAGACATATTCACGAGGTACGCTAACGACGTGATCGCCACATGCGCCTTTGGTATTCACGTGGATTCGATGAGAGAtccggaaaataatttttatgtcttCGGTAAAAAAGCGGTAGATTTTGGagtgattaatattataaaaatcatgcTGCATCAACATATGCCGTCACTCGTAAGTCTGTTGAACATTAAGTTAATGGATGACCGTACTAAAGAATTCTTTGTAAATCTCGTAGCTAACACTATAAGGACCAGAGATGAGAAAGGTATTACTCGTCCAGATATGATTCAACTGATGATGGACGGTAGAGGTAAAAGGGAACCCGGGAAAGAATTGACCATTTTGGACATGACATCGCAGgcgttcattttttttctcgctgGGTTCGATACCAGCTCGACGCTGATAAGTTTCGCGGCGCACGAAATTGCTGTTAATCCAGATGTCCAGGAGAAGCTGCACAATGAGATCGATAAGGTTTTGAAAGACACGAACGGTCATCCGTCTTACGAGGAGATCAACGGAATGAAGTATCTAAACGCAGTTATCAACGAGACTCTCAGAAAATATCCGGCACAAATAATGACGGATAGATTATGCGTGAAAGACTTCGAGCTACCTGCCGCACTGCCGGGCGCAAAGCCGTATCTTGTGAAAAAAGATACGAGACTCTGGATCCCATTTTACGCGCTTCAACGCGATCCGAAATACTTTCCAGAACCGGATAAATTTAAACCTGAGAGATTCCTCGACGCGGGAGATCAGTGCAATTTTGACGCTTATCATCCATTTGGATTAGGCCCGAGAATGTGTATCGGCAATAGATTCGCATTGCTGGAGACGAGGATTTTATTCTTTCACCTTCTGGCTCGATGCCAATTAAAGCCGTGCGAGAAAACTTTGATATCTGCAAAGCTACAGAAAGGAGGATTCCAAATGCGAATCGAAGGCGGTTTCTGGTTGAGCGTTGTACCCAGAGAGAACCAAGAGCCTACGATTACAAAAGCAAACTAGTGTTCATTCTAGATTGCAAACTAATTCAAGGATACGGTTAATAACATTCAAAATATGAAAacgtatacaaatatataaagatattacgAACACATTGTATCACTAATAACAATATAGATAACCAGAATCCGGATCTCGATAGCGTTTTCTCCCACTCCGCACGCGATGATATGCCGTTTTTTAAGCGGAAAGCAGATATTCTTATATAGCTGCAAAatgaaattgattggtccatttccttatgcatgtcCTACCTCTCCGAGTGGGGGGAAAACGCCACCGAGATTCGGACTCtcataacattataatttatatatatatataatatcataataatgttgtctattgtaataaataaatatatatatatatatatatatatattttttttttttttttattgtcaaaaattaaGTAAAGAGTAATTATGGTTAAAGCCGTTAGAAAtagacaatttaataaaattctgtgACTTTGTACAAATTCTTGCTAACagatataaatgatattatataCATCAATGATAAACAAAGGCGCAAATAAAAtggcaaaattattaaaaaatagtaaataaatgcaGTACATTTCATGTCTGTTCTAAAGATTTATCATGTTGATAACAATGATGATACTTATGATAAGGTGACGCGAAGTATACTAGTTAAGTTGGTAACACTTGCGTAAGCGATGACGAACAGAACGCTATATTAGAAAGGTTGCCTCAGTGCAACAGTAGTCGACTGTCGGCTTCCGACGGGTAACGTTGTGCGACGGTattcttttcttattaataGCATCACAAATAGAAACATTTGAGAAGTAAACAGTTtatgaaaaattgcaaaaactgaTTTCAGTTTTCACAAAACTACATACTGTACATTAGTAATCGGTGACCCATTATATactaatatgatatatataatcGTCTTATCGGTGACAGTAGGTGCTCTAAGCTTGTATTACTAcattttcaaagatttaaattattttcaaaaacatgGCATACCACATAAGCCGTCCCTTCCGCTGTTGGGAAATATGGGACCATCGATTTTCCGTCAGCAATCGATGGGCGAACTTGTCAGGGAAACTTATAATCTAAATCATGAAGCCAAGTACGTTGGATTTTTTGATATGACTCTTCCAATTGTAATGATTCGCGATCCCGAGCTTATTAAATCCATCACATTGAAACACTTCGACATGTTCATGGAACACTATAATGTCGTGGATGAAAATGTAGAGCCATTATTCGGCAAAAATCTTTTCGCTCTTCGCGGAGAGAAATGGCGGCAGGTACGATCTTTATTGAGTCCAGCATTTACGGGAAGCAAAATGAAAAGCATGTTTAAGCTTATGTCAGACTGTGGCACCGACTTCAGCAATTACTCGGCGCAATTGCCACCGGAGAAAAGGATAATGCAAACGAAAGACGCTTTCACCAGGTATACTAACGACGTGATTGCTACTTGCGCTTTCGGCATCAGTGTTGATTCCATGAAAAACCCGGAGAATGAGTTCTATGTATACGGCAGAGAAGCGACTACTTTTAACACTGCTGCATTAATAAAGCTATACATGTTTAGATTCTTTCCTTGGTTGGCACGATTGATCAACTTGAAACTTGTTCATAAGCAGAAAGCAGATTTCTTTCGAAACCTTATAGAAACCACCATAAAAACCAGAGATGCGAATAGTATCGTTCGCCCTGATATGTTACAACTGATGATGGAAAACAAAGGTAAAGAGGGCAAGACAGAATTGACTGTCGATGATATGGTAGCACAGGCGTTCAGCTTTTTTTTTGGTGGCTTCGATACTACTTCAACGTTAATGTGTTTTGCTGCTCATGAAATCGCGGTAAACCGAGATATACAAGAGAAGCTACAAAAAGAAGTTGATCAAGTCTTGGAAAAAACAAATGGACAACTATCTTACGAAACTATTAACGGCATGGAATATTTGGATGCTGTAATCAACGAAGCTCTAAGAATGTATCCGGTTGCCGTAATAACGGACAGAGTATGCGGAAAAGATTTCGAGCTACCGCCGGCGTTACCAGGAATGAAAACATTTACTATAAAGAAAGATCAATGCATATGGATACCAACTTACGGACTTCATCATGATTCTAAATACTTCAAAGATCCGGAAAAGTTTGATCCGGAACGGTTTCTCGGTGAGCGGAAAAAAGAGAGTCTTAATTGTGGGGGCTACATTCCTTTCGGTCTTGGTCCCAGAATGTGCATAGGTAATAGATTCGCTTTGCTGGAGACAAAGGTCCTCTTTTTCCATTTACTATCTCGTTGCGATTTGAAAACCTGTGAGAAGACGCCAATGCCACTCAAGCTCGCTAAGGGTAGTTTTACTATGACGCCTGAAGGTGGTTTCTGGCTAAAGATGGTACCAAGAGAAAGTGTACATCACACTGTTGCATTTAATCTTAGCAGTCGAACGCatcaaatgtaagaaaaatttaaattttttatagcttaaaaaaattggatttaaaagagatattttaatattctgaaTAGTAATTCCcctaatgtttttttaattaatgaaagatAACAGtcttatgataattttaatctaaaaaaaaaattttttttaattcataaaattgttcaaatttttcaaaatttataaacaatcttttagtttaataaaaatttgatattaaatcatattttctaatataataatttaaaataaattagtatttCCAAAGATGAGAGGTAATTGACATACAGATATAcgctattatataatataattttatgtaaatttcagaTCAAGCAATGAAACCAAAACATGAAACAGAATCTTTCCTCAacattcttaattatttgtCAAGAAGATGGTTATGTTGCTACAAGTTCCAGAAATAATGATATTCCTGTAGAgtattaatattagaatattttggGCATATTGAATATAGtcgtattataataatgaaaagtgTTAATATCAATCGAAAGTAATTCTTAATGTTAATTTTCtaggtaaatttataaacatttacgaGATTTTCCAAACTGCGCGCCAAGTGTTTGCCGGACTTAAAACACAACTTTTTTTAGAAGAACCCTGAACATAATATCATGAAATTGAATtgctatcaatttaattatttttattcttacatgCATCTTTACGATCCCTCCTAATCTTAAAAAATCTTCATATTatcttatgtaatttttttagaaaattgtaaaaaaactgaggatcaaaaaaaaaatttgtcgtcgagagattaaaaatataaaataaaatattttttaataaatgtgattACGCTTTTATAATCGTGAGTCTTACCtcatgtaaatttatttgttaaaaagaattttattgagcattatttcttctttcacgTTATTATGACCGTGTTACTGTtagcatttaaatttttaaattgtaaagcTTTTTGTTATAGGTTAATTAAACAATTGCTATCGTAATACTCGCTTGTATTTTTGAATTGCGCTTTTAAATtttcactaacaataagttcGATACTAGCTCGACGCTAATGAGTTTTGCGGATCACAAAATTGCTGTTAATCCAGATGTCTAAGAGAAGCTGCAAAATGAAATTGACAGAATTTTGGAAGACACGAACGGATGATCATCCATTATACGAAGCAATCAACGAAATAAAGTATCTAAACGCAGTTATCAATGAGACTTCCAGAAAATATCCGGTGCAATCAATTACGGATAGATTATGCGTAAAAGATTTCTAATTGTTTGCTGTAGTGCTAAACGCAAAGCCGTATCTTGTGAAAGAAGACACGTTTTTCTGAGTTCCGTTTACTTCAACAATCCGAAGTACTTTTCAGAAGCAGATAAATTTAAACTTGAAAGATTCCTTGACGAAGAAGATCAATGTAATTTGAACTTTTTCATCCATTCTAATTAGTCCTAGAATGTGTATGGATAATAGATCTCCATTGCTGGAGacaagaaattttgttattttatcttcTGACTCGTTACCgaattaaagcaaaatattcgcTGACTTGCTAACACTTGCGTAAGCGATAACGAATTGGACGCTATATTACAAAGACTGCTTCAACGCGGCAACAGTCAACCGTCGGCTTCCGACGCGTAACATTGTGCTACGCTATCATCTTGCTATAGCACGACAAATAAAATCATTCGATTCACAAACTGACTTTGATAAATAGCAAGAACTGATTTCAATTTCCACAAAATTAAATGGTGCACGCTAGTCAGAAGTGATACATATATatcaaaatgatatatataatcGCTTTGTCAGTGATAGCAGGTGCTCTAGGAATTTATTATTACGTCTTCAaagatgtaaattattttaaaaaacatggCATACCACATAAGCGGCCTCTTCCTCTACTGGGAAACATGGGACCATCGATTTATCGCTTGCAGTCGGTAGCTGAATTTGTCAAGGAAATTTATAATCTAAATCATGAAACCAAGTACCacggttttttttatgtaactgtTCCAGTTATAATGGTACGCGATCCTGAGCTTATTA contains:
- the LOC105205187 gene encoding cytochrome P450 9e2-like, producing the protein MEYWTIVLSILAGILAIYYYSFRKNANVFQQHGIPQAKQFSSLEWLWRIFIRPRSFAEVIKDIYKVHSDAKYIGVFNFSQIVLVIRDLELIKSVAIKNFDAFQDHLFFGNEAQDPLFGTNLLALRGDKWREMRVLLSPAFTVSKMKAMFPLMSECAVNFSEYLINVSSDKRVMEMRDIFTRYANDVIATCAFGIHVDSMRDPENNFYVFGKKAVDFGVINIIKIMLHQHMPSLVSLLNIKLMDDRTKEFFVNLVANTIRTRDEKGITRPDMIQLMMDGRGKREPGKELTILDMTSQAFIFFLAGFDTSSTLISFAAHEIAVNPDVQEKLHNEIDKVLKDTNGHPSYEEINGMKYLNAVINETLRKYPAQIMTDRLCVKDFELPAALPGAKPYLVKKDTRLWIPFYALQRDPKYFPEPDKFKPERFLDAGDQCNFDAYHPFGLGPRMCIGNRFALLETRILFFHLLARCQLKPCEKTLISAKLQKGGFQMRIEGGFWLSVVPRENQEPTITKAN
- the LOC113002652 gene encoding LOW QUALITY PROTEIN: uncharacterized protein LOC113002652 (The sequence of the model RefSeq protein was modified relative to this genomic sequence to represent the inferred CDS: inserted 7 bases in 4 codons; substituted 1 base at 1 genomic stop codon), translated to MIYIIVLSVTVGALSLYYYIFKDLNYFQKHGIPHKPSLPLLGNMGPSIFRQQSMGELVRETYNLNHEAKYVGFFDMTLPIVMIRDPELIKSITLKHFDMFMEHYNVVDENVEPLFGKNLFALRGEKWRQVRSLLSPAFTGSKMKSMFKLMSDCGTDFSNYSAQLPPEKRIMQTKDAFTRYTNDVIATCAFGISVDSMKNPENEFYVYGREATTFNTAALIKLYMFRFFPWLARLINLKLVHKQKADFFRNLIETTIKTRDANSIVRPDMLQLMMENKGKEGKTELTVDDMVAQAFSFFFGGFDTTSTLMCFAAHEIAVNRDIQEKLQKEVDQVLEKTNGQLSYETINGMEYLDAVINEALRMYPVAVITDRVCGKDFELPPALPGMKTFTIKKDQCIWIPTYGLHHDSKYFKDPEKFDPERFLGERKKESLNCGGYIPFGLGPRMCIGNRFALLETKVLFFHLLSRCDLKTCEKTPMPLKLAKGSFTMTPEGGFWLKMVPRESVHHTVAFNLSSRTHQISSNETKTYIYIKMIYIIALSVIAGALGIYYYVFKDVNYFKKHGIPHKRPLPLLGNMGPSIYRLQSVAEFVKEIYNLNHETKYHGFFYVTVPVIMVRDPELIKSITLKHFENFMDHGSSVDENIEPLFGKNLFSLRGEKWRQVRSLXPAFTGSKMKRMFKLMSDXGADFSNFLARLPPEKRILQTKDVFTRXTNDVIATCAFGVNVDSMKNPKNEFYVYGKEATXFSTLFPLYVIYIYRSVPWLARLTNLKLVRKQIADFFRNLIETTIEIRDANGIVRPDMLQLMMESRGKKGKAELTVDDMVAQAFSFFFGGFDSTSTLMCFVAHEIAVNQDIQEKLQKEIDQVLEKTNGQVSYEAVNGMEYLDAVLDEALRMYPVAVALDRLCVKDFELPPALPGLKPFTIKKDQGIWIPTYGLXHDPKYFEDPERFDPERFLGERKKESLNCGGYVPFGLGPRMCIGNRFALLEIKVLLFHLLARCDLKTCKKTPMPLKIAKDGFNMNPESDFWLEVVPRKNIHHTIAVNVRKNFNFL